From Aphelocoma coerulescens isolate FSJ_1873_10779 chromosome 15, UR_Acoe_1.0, whole genome shotgun sequence, one genomic window encodes:
- the PITPNM2 gene encoding membrane-associated phosphatidylinositol transfer protein 2 isoform X2, protein MLIKEYRIPLPMSVEEYRIAQLYMIQKKSREETCGEGSGVEILENRPYVDGPGGSGQYTHKVYHIGMHIPSWFRSILPKAALRVEEESWNAYPYTRTRYTCPFVEKFSIDIETYYKTDPGDHNNVFNLSAAEKRQTILDPIDIVKDPIPPHEYKAEEDPKLYKSVKTKRGPLSEDWIQEYKNNPGKYPIMCAYKLCKVEFRYWGMQSKIERFIHDVGLRKVMVRAHRQAWCWQDEWYGLTIEDIRQLEKEAQLMLAQKMAQFCSENDPEQHSVKDTPAEKDVEPSAGSPADTEDASANSDAASGRSLTKQWSTSSKSSRSSKRGASPSRHSISEWRMQSIARDSDDSSDDEFFDAHEDLSDNEEMFPKEITKWSSNDLMDKIETPECDDVQGDLYQETSAEYHVGSSVERLSIIEDESVQPLMQPSKIHVLLLVLHGGNILDSGSGDQSSKQGDVNTITTVFDTVMRVHYPAALGHIAIKLVPCPAICSEAFSLVSSLSPYSYDEGCLSNSQDHIPLAALPLLATSSPQYQEAVATVIVRANQAYSEFIKSQEGTSFNGQVCLVGDCVGGILGFDALCYSNQTVSESQNSSRRGSVVSVQDTDLLSPGITVNNSHCSSGSNLEASRHLSRSNIDIPRSNGEDPKKQLPRKRSDSSTYELDTIKQHQAFLSSLHSSVLRNDPTSRRSSSSTMLDGGNIGKFDFEITDFFLFGSPLGLVLALRKTVIPALDIFQLRPACQQVYNLFHPADPSASRLEPLLERKFYLLPPFSIPRYQRFPLGDGNSAVLADVVQSHGAVFMENASLSTPISAPQFRGFRRASEISIASQVSGMADSYTASNIANKTKHHLNHCRGFSLLSQLALPHKSPTQTSFRRRRQHKHEIPAKGRKLKGPRSRAAGCALRIPDLDIKTVAAKWWGTKRIDYALYCPDALTAFPTVALPHLFHASYWESTDVVSFLLRQVMRHENSSVLELDGKEVSVFTPSKPREKWLRKRTNVKLRNVTANHRINDTIANEDGPQTLTGRFMYGPLDMVTLTGEKVDIHIMTQPPSGEWVYFDTEISNSSGRISYVIPEERRLGIGVYPVKMVVRGDHTFADSYITVLPKGTEFVVFSIDGSFAASVSIMGSDPKVRAGAVDVVRHWQDLGYLIIYVTGRPDMQKQRVVAWLAQHNFPHGIVSFCDGLVHDPLRHKANFLKSLITDLHMRIHAAYGSTKDISVYSSISLPPTHIYIVGRPTKKLQSQCQFITEGYAAHLAQLEYNHRARPAKNTTRMVLRKGSFGLPSQAEFLRKRNHLLRTISSQPSASGAGHRPERTQSQSDSDKERDRERSQRSMSIATGCWGRSAASRLESGLLGQK, encoded by the exons aaaaaGAGCAGAGAGGAGACATGTGGGGAAGGCAGCGGAGTGGAGATCCTGGAGAACAGGCCCTACGTGGATGGCCCGGGGGGCAGCGGGCAGTACACGCACAAGGTTTACCACATCGGGATGCACATCCCCAGCTGGTTCCGCTCCATACTGCCCAAGGCAGCTCTGCGCGTCGAAGAGGAGTCCTGGAATGCTTATCCTTACACAAGGACAAG GTACACATGTCCTTTTGTGGAGAAGTTCTCTATTGATATTGAGACGTACTACAAAACTGACCCAGGAGACCATAACAACGTGTTCAACCtttctgctgcagaaaaaaGACAAACCATTTTAG ATCCTATTGATATTGTTAAAGATCCTATCCCTCCACATGAATACAAAGCTGAGGAGGATCCAAAGCTGTATAAATCAGTGAAGACTAAAAGAGGGCCCCTCTCAGAAGATTGGATTCAAGAGTACAAGAACAACCCTGGGAAATACCCCATCATGTGTGCATATAAACTGTGTAAAGTGGAGTTCAGATACTGGGGGATGCAGTCGAAAATCGAGCGCTTTATCCACGATGTTG GCCTGCGGAAGGTCATGGTCCGGGCCCACCGACAGGCCTGGTGCTGGCAGGACGAGTGGTATGGGCTCACCATTGAGGACATCCggcagctggagaaggaggCCCAGCTGATGCTGGCCCAGAAGATGGCCCAGTTCTGCAGTGAGAATGACCCTGAGCAGCACAGTGTCAAAGACACTCCTGCAGAGAAGGACGTGGAGCCCAGCGCGGGGTCACCTGCAGACACCGAGGACGCCTCTGCGAACAGCGACGCGGCCTCCGGCAGGTCCCTCACCAAACAATGGTCCACCTCCTCCAAGTCCTCACGGTCTTCAAAGAGAGGAG cAAGTCCCTCGCGCCATAGTATCTCCGAGTGGAGGATGCAGAGCATTGCCAGGGATTCAGATGACAGCTCAGATGATGAATTCTTTGATGCACATG aggaCTTGTCTGACAATGAGGAAATGTTCCCgaaagaaataacaaaatggAGTTCCAACGATCTGATGGATAAAATTGAAACCCCCGAATGCGATGATGTCCAGG GTGACTTGTACCAGGAGACATCAGCAGAGTACCACGTTGGCTCCAGCGTGGAGAGGCTCAGCATCATCGAG GATGAATCAGTGCAGCCATTAATGCAGCCAAGTAAAATCCATGTCCTCCTCTTGGTCCTCCACGGAGGGAACATCCTGGACTCAGGAAGTGGTGACCAGAGCTCTAAGCAAGGGGATGTCAACACCATCACAACCGTGTTTGACACGGTGATGAGGGTGCATtacccagctgctctgggacacATTGCCATCAAACTTGTCCCTTGCCCAGCCATCTGCTCCGAAGCATTTTCCCTGGTGTCCAG CCTCAGCCCATACAGTTATGACGAGGGCTGCCTGTCCAACAGCCAGGATCACATTCCCCTCGCTGCGCTCCCCCTGCTCGCCACGTCCTCCCCGCAGTACCAAGAAGCCGTGGCCACTGTCATTGTCAGAGCCAACCAGGCCTACAGTGAGTTCATCAAATCCCAGGAGGGCACCTCCTTCAACGGCCAG GTCTGCTTGGTAGGAGACTGTGTTGGAGGGATCCTGGGATTTGATGCCTTATGCTACAGCAATCAGACCGTGTCCGAGAGCCAGAACAGCAGTCGGCGAGGGAGCGTTGTGAGCGTCCAG GATACCGACCTTCTGTCTCCTGGAATAACAGTGAACAACAGCCACTGTTCCAGTGGCTCTAATCTGGAAGCCAGCAGACACCTCAGCAGGAGCAACATTGATATTCCTCGTAGCAACGGAGAAGATCCAAAGAAGCAGCTGCCACGAAAAAGGAGTGATTCATCCACCTATGAACTGGACACGATAAAGCAACATCAAGCCTTTCTTTCAAG TTTACATTCTAGTGTCCTGAGAAACGACCCCACGTCCAGGcgatccagcagctccacgatGTTGGATGGAGGAAACATTGGGAAGTTTGACTTTGAGATCACCGACTTCTTCCTCTTTGGTTCTCCCTTGGGTCTGGTGCTTGCACTGCGGAAAACTGTAATTCCAGCTCTTGACA TCTTTCAGCTCAGACCAGCTTGTCAGCAGGTCTATAACCTGTTCCACCCTGCAGACCCATCTGCTTCACGCCTCGAGCCTCTTTTGGAGAGGAAGTTTTACCTTTTGCCCCCCTTCAGTATTCCCCGGTACCAGAGGTTCCCGCTGGGCGATGGCAACTCTGCTGTTTTGG CAGATGTTGTTCAGTCTCATGGTGCCGTCTTCATGGAAAACGCGTCCCTGTCCACCCCCATTTCAGCCCCTCAGTTCAGGGGCTTCCGGAGAGCCAGTGAGATCAGCATTGCCAGCCAGGTCTCAGGAATGGCAGACAGTTACACTGCTTCCAACATAGCCAACA aaaCCAAACACCACCTTAATCATTGTAGGGGGTTTAGCCTTCTGTCCCAACTTGCCCTCCCTCATAAATCCCCTACCCAAACCTCATTCAGGAGGCGTAGGCAGCATAAACACGAAATCCCTGCCAAGGGAAGGAAGCTCAAAGGGCCACGGAGCCGGGCTGCAGGCTGTGCTCTTCGGATACCAGACCTGGACATCAAGACAG TTGCTGCCAAGTGGTGGGGAACCAAACGGATCGACTACGCCCTGTACTGCCCCGACGCCCTGACGGCTTTCCCGACAGTGGCTCTGCCTCACCTCTTCCACGCCAGCTACTGGGAGTCCACGGACGTTGTCTCCTTCCTGCTCAGACAG GTGATGAGACATGAGAACTCGAGCGTTCTGGAGCTGGATGGGAAGGAGGTGTCCGTCTTCACCCCCTCCAAGCCCCGTGAGAAGTGGCTCCGCAAGAGGACGAACGTGAAGCTCCGG AACGTCACAGCCAACCACAGGATCAACGACACTATTGCTAACGAAGATGGGCCCCAGACCTTAACTGGGAGGTTCATGTATGGTCCACTAGACATGGTCACCCTCACAGGAGAGAAG GTGGACATCCACATCATGACCCAGCCGCCGTCGGGGGAGTGGGTGTACTTCGACACCGAGATCAGCAACAGCAGTGGCAGGATTTCCTACGTGATCCCCGAGGAGCGGCGCCTGGGCATTGGTGTCTACCCCGTCAAGATGGTGGTCAG GGGCGACCACACATTTGCTGACAGCTACATCACAGTGCTGCCGAAGGGGACGGAGTTTGTGGTGTTCAGCATCGACGGCTCCTTCGCAGCCAGCGTGTCCATCATGGGCAGCGACCCCAAAGTCCGCGCCGGGGCCGTGGACGTTGTAAG GCACTGGCAAGACCTCGGCTACCTCATTATCTATGTCACGGGCCGCCCTGACATGCAGAAGCAGAGGGTGGTGGCATGGTTAGCACAGCACAACTTCCCCCATGGCATCGTGTCCTTCTGCGATGGGCTCGTTCACGACCCGCTGCGGCACAAGGCCAACTTCCTGAAATCCCTCATCACCGAC CTTCACATGAGGATCCACGCAGCGTATGGATCCACCAAGGACATCTCCGTGTACAGCTCCATCAGCCTCCCGCCCACGCACATCTACATCGTTGGCCGACCCACCaagaagctgcagagccagTGTCAG TTCATCACGGAGGGCTACGCAGCCCACCTGGCCCAGCTGGAGTACAACCACCGCGCGCGCCCCGCCAAGAACACCACGCGCATGGTGCTGCGCAAGGGCAGCTTCGGGCTGCCCAGCCAGGCCGAGTTCCTGCGCAAGAGGAACCACCTGCTGCGGAccatctcctcccagccctCGGCCAGCGGCGCCGGCCACCGGCCCGAGCGCACCCAGAGCCAGTCGGACAGCGACaaggagagggacagggagcgcAGCCAAAGGAGCATGAGCATCGCCACGGGGTGCTGGGGCCGGAGCGCCGCGTCCCGCCTGGAGTCTGGCCTCTTGGGGCAGAAGTAG
- the PITPNM2 gene encoding membrane-associated phosphatidylinositol transfer protein 2 isoform X8, which translates to MLIKEYRIPLPMSVEEYRIAQLYMIQKKSREETCGEGSGVEILENRPYVDGPGGSGQYTHKVYHIGMHIPSWFRSILPKAALRVEEESWNAYPYTRTRYTCPFVEKFSIDIETYYKTDPGDHNNVFNLSAAEKRQTILDPIDIVKDPIPPHEYKAEEDPKLYKSVKTKRGPLSEDWIQEYKNNPGKYPIMCAYKLCKVEFRYWGMQSKIERFIHDVGLRKVMVRAHRQAWCWQDEWYGLTIEDIRQLEKEAQLMLAQKMAQFCSENDPEQHSVKDTPAEKDVEPSAGSPADTEDASANSDAASGRSLTKQWSTSSKSSRSSKRGASPSRHSISEWRMQSIARDSDDSSDDEFFDAHEDLSDNEEMFPKEITKWSSNDLMDKIETPECDDVQGDLYQETSAEYHVGSSVERLSIIEDESVQPLMQPSKIHVLLLVLHGGNILDSGSGDQSSKQGDVNTITTVFDTVMRVHYPAALGHIAIKLVPCPAICSEAFSLVSSLSPYSYDEGCLSNSQDHIPLAALPLLATSSPQYQEAVATVIVRANQAYSEFIKSQEGTSFNGQVCLVGDCVGGILGFDALCYSNQTVSESQNSSRRGSVVSVQDTDLLSPGITVNNSHCSSGSNLEASRHLSRSNIDIPRSNGEDPKKQLPRKRSDSSTYELDTIKQHQAFLSSLHSSVLRNDPTSRRSSSSTMLDGGNIGKFDFEITDFFLFGSPLGLVLALRKTVIPALDIFQLRPACQQVYNLFHPADPSASRLEPLLERKFYLLPPFSIPRYQRFPLGDGNSAVLGWCL; encoded by the exons aaaaaGAGCAGAGAGGAGACATGTGGGGAAGGCAGCGGAGTGGAGATCCTGGAGAACAGGCCCTACGTGGATGGCCCGGGGGGCAGCGGGCAGTACACGCACAAGGTTTACCACATCGGGATGCACATCCCCAGCTGGTTCCGCTCCATACTGCCCAAGGCAGCTCTGCGCGTCGAAGAGGAGTCCTGGAATGCTTATCCTTACACAAGGACAAG GTACACATGTCCTTTTGTGGAGAAGTTCTCTATTGATATTGAGACGTACTACAAAACTGACCCAGGAGACCATAACAACGTGTTCAACCtttctgctgcagaaaaaaGACAAACCATTTTAG ATCCTATTGATATTGTTAAAGATCCTATCCCTCCACATGAATACAAAGCTGAGGAGGATCCAAAGCTGTATAAATCAGTGAAGACTAAAAGAGGGCCCCTCTCAGAAGATTGGATTCAAGAGTACAAGAACAACCCTGGGAAATACCCCATCATGTGTGCATATAAACTGTGTAAAGTGGAGTTCAGATACTGGGGGATGCAGTCGAAAATCGAGCGCTTTATCCACGATGTTG GCCTGCGGAAGGTCATGGTCCGGGCCCACCGACAGGCCTGGTGCTGGCAGGACGAGTGGTATGGGCTCACCATTGAGGACATCCggcagctggagaaggaggCCCAGCTGATGCTGGCCCAGAAGATGGCCCAGTTCTGCAGTGAGAATGACCCTGAGCAGCACAGTGTCAAAGACACTCCTGCAGAGAAGGACGTGGAGCCCAGCGCGGGGTCACCTGCAGACACCGAGGACGCCTCTGCGAACAGCGACGCGGCCTCCGGCAGGTCCCTCACCAAACAATGGTCCACCTCCTCCAAGTCCTCACGGTCTTCAAAGAGAGGAG cAAGTCCCTCGCGCCATAGTATCTCCGAGTGGAGGATGCAGAGCATTGCCAGGGATTCAGATGACAGCTCAGATGATGAATTCTTTGATGCACATG aggaCTTGTCTGACAATGAGGAAATGTTCCCgaaagaaataacaaaatggAGTTCCAACGATCTGATGGATAAAATTGAAACCCCCGAATGCGATGATGTCCAGG GTGACTTGTACCAGGAGACATCAGCAGAGTACCACGTTGGCTCCAGCGTGGAGAGGCTCAGCATCATCGAG GATGAATCAGTGCAGCCATTAATGCAGCCAAGTAAAATCCATGTCCTCCTCTTGGTCCTCCACGGAGGGAACATCCTGGACTCAGGAAGTGGTGACCAGAGCTCTAAGCAAGGGGATGTCAACACCATCACAACCGTGTTTGACACGGTGATGAGGGTGCATtacccagctgctctgggacacATTGCCATCAAACTTGTCCCTTGCCCAGCCATCTGCTCCGAAGCATTTTCCCTGGTGTCCAG CCTCAGCCCATACAGTTATGACGAGGGCTGCCTGTCCAACAGCCAGGATCACATTCCCCTCGCTGCGCTCCCCCTGCTCGCCACGTCCTCCCCGCAGTACCAAGAAGCCGTGGCCACTGTCATTGTCAGAGCCAACCAGGCCTACAGTGAGTTCATCAAATCCCAGGAGGGCACCTCCTTCAACGGCCAG GTCTGCTTGGTAGGAGACTGTGTTGGAGGGATCCTGGGATTTGATGCCTTATGCTACAGCAATCAGACCGTGTCCGAGAGCCAGAACAGCAGTCGGCGAGGGAGCGTTGTGAGCGTCCAG GATACCGACCTTCTGTCTCCTGGAATAACAGTGAACAACAGCCACTGTTCCAGTGGCTCTAATCTGGAAGCCAGCAGACACCTCAGCAGGAGCAACATTGATATTCCTCGTAGCAACGGAGAAGATCCAAAGAAGCAGCTGCCACGAAAAAGGAGTGATTCATCCACCTATGAACTGGACACGATAAAGCAACATCAAGCCTTTCTTTCAAG TTTACATTCTAGTGTCCTGAGAAACGACCCCACGTCCAGGcgatccagcagctccacgatGTTGGATGGAGGAAACATTGGGAAGTTTGACTTTGAGATCACCGACTTCTTCCTCTTTGGTTCTCCCTTGGGTCTGGTGCTTGCACTGCGGAAAACTGTAATTCCAGCTCTTGACA TCTTTCAGCTCAGACCAGCTTGTCAGCAGGTCTATAACCTGTTCCACCCTGCAGACCCATCTGCTTCACGCCTCGAGCCTCTTTTGGAGAGGAAGTTTTACCTTTTGCCCCCCTTCAGTATTCCCCGGTACCAGAGGTTCCCGCTGGGCGATGGCAACTCTGCTGTTTTGG GCTGGTGCTTGTGA
- the PITPNM2 gene encoding membrane-associated phosphatidylinositol transfer protein 2 isoform X6 — translation MLIKEYRIPLPMSVEEYRIAQLYMIQKKSREETCGEGSGVEILENRPYVDGPGGSGQYTHKVYHIGMHIPSWFRSILPKAALRVEEESWNAYPYTRTRYTCPFVEKFSIDIETYYKTDPGDHNNVFNLSAAEKRQTILDPIDIVKDPIPPHEYKAEEDPKLYKSVKTKRGPLSEDWIQEYKNNPGKYPIMCAYKLCKVEFRYWGMQSKIERFIHDVGLRKVMVRAHRQAWCWQDEWYGLTIEDIRQLEKEAQLMLAQKMAQFCSENDPEQHSVKDTPAEKDVEPSAGSPADTEDASANSDAASGRSLTKQWSTSSKSSRSSKRGASPSRHSISEWRMQSIARDSDDSSDDEFFDAHEDLSDNEEMFPKEITKWSSNDLMDKIETPECDDVQGDLYQETSAEYHVGSSVERLSIIEDESVQPLMQPSKIHVLLLVLHGGNILDSGSGDQSSKQGDVNTITTVFDTVMRVHYPAALGHIAIKLVPCPAICSEAFSLVSSLSPYSYDEGCLSNSQDHIPLAALPLLATSSPQYQEAVATVIVRANQAYSEFIKSQEGTSFNGQVCLVGDCVGGILGFDALCYSNQTVSESQNSSRRGSVVSVQDTDLLSPGITVNNSHCSSGSNLEASRHLSRSNIDIPRSNGEDPKKQLPRKRSDSSTYELDTIKQHQAFLSSLHSSVLRNDPTSRRSSSSTMLDGGNIGKFDFEITDFFLFGSPLGLVLALRKTVIPALDIFQLRPACQQVYNLFHPADPSASRLEPLLERKFYLLPPFSIPRYQRFPLGDGNSAVLVETIQNNPILLMESSPLGALQHQDSFMETSIPVPVLNWQDVSNKSAGCAECV, via the exons aaaaaGAGCAGAGAGGAGACATGTGGGGAAGGCAGCGGAGTGGAGATCCTGGAGAACAGGCCCTACGTGGATGGCCCGGGGGGCAGCGGGCAGTACACGCACAAGGTTTACCACATCGGGATGCACATCCCCAGCTGGTTCCGCTCCATACTGCCCAAGGCAGCTCTGCGCGTCGAAGAGGAGTCCTGGAATGCTTATCCTTACACAAGGACAAG GTACACATGTCCTTTTGTGGAGAAGTTCTCTATTGATATTGAGACGTACTACAAAACTGACCCAGGAGACCATAACAACGTGTTCAACCtttctgctgcagaaaaaaGACAAACCATTTTAG ATCCTATTGATATTGTTAAAGATCCTATCCCTCCACATGAATACAAAGCTGAGGAGGATCCAAAGCTGTATAAATCAGTGAAGACTAAAAGAGGGCCCCTCTCAGAAGATTGGATTCAAGAGTACAAGAACAACCCTGGGAAATACCCCATCATGTGTGCATATAAACTGTGTAAAGTGGAGTTCAGATACTGGGGGATGCAGTCGAAAATCGAGCGCTTTATCCACGATGTTG GCCTGCGGAAGGTCATGGTCCGGGCCCACCGACAGGCCTGGTGCTGGCAGGACGAGTGGTATGGGCTCACCATTGAGGACATCCggcagctggagaaggaggCCCAGCTGATGCTGGCCCAGAAGATGGCCCAGTTCTGCAGTGAGAATGACCCTGAGCAGCACAGTGTCAAAGACACTCCTGCAGAGAAGGACGTGGAGCCCAGCGCGGGGTCACCTGCAGACACCGAGGACGCCTCTGCGAACAGCGACGCGGCCTCCGGCAGGTCCCTCACCAAACAATGGTCCACCTCCTCCAAGTCCTCACGGTCTTCAAAGAGAGGAG cAAGTCCCTCGCGCCATAGTATCTCCGAGTGGAGGATGCAGAGCATTGCCAGGGATTCAGATGACAGCTCAGATGATGAATTCTTTGATGCACATG aggaCTTGTCTGACAATGAGGAAATGTTCCCgaaagaaataacaaaatggAGTTCCAACGATCTGATGGATAAAATTGAAACCCCCGAATGCGATGATGTCCAGG GTGACTTGTACCAGGAGACATCAGCAGAGTACCACGTTGGCTCCAGCGTGGAGAGGCTCAGCATCATCGAG GATGAATCAGTGCAGCCATTAATGCAGCCAAGTAAAATCCATGTCCTCCTCTTGGTCCTCCACGGAGGGAACATCCTGGACTCAGGAAGTGGTGACCAGAGCTCTAAGCAAGGGGATGTCAACACCATCACAACCGTGTTTGACACGGTGATGAGGGTGCATtacccagctgctctgggacacATTGCCATCAAACTTGTCCCTTGCCCAGCCATCTGCTCCGAAGCATTTTCCCTGGTGTCCAG CCTCAGCCCATACAGTTATGACGAGGGCTGCCTGTCCAACAGCCAGGATCACATTCCCCTCGCTGCGCTCCCCCTGCTCGCCACGTCCTCCCCGCAGTACCAAGAAGCCGTGGCCACTGTCATTGTCAGAGCCAACCAGGCCTACAGTGAGTTCATCAAATCCCAGGAGGGCACCTCCTTCAACGGCCAG GTCTGCTTGGTAGGAGACTGTGTTGGAGGGATCCTGGGATTTGATGCCTTATGCTACAGCAATCAGACCGTGTCCGAGAGCCAGAACAGCAGTCGGCGAGGGAGCGTTGTGAGCGTCCAG GATACCGACCTTCTGTCTCCTGGAATAACAGTGAACAACAGCCACTGTTCCAGTGGCTCTAATCTGGAAGCCAGCAGACACCTCAGCAGGAGCAACATTGATATTCCTCGTAGCAACGGAGAAGATCCAAAGAAGCAGCTGCCACGAAAAAGGAGTGATTCATCCACCTATGAACTGGACACGATAAAGCAACATCAAGCCTTTCTTTCAAG TTTACATTCTAGTGTCCTGAGAAACGACCCCACGTCCAGGcgatccagcagctccacgatGTTGGATGGAGGAAACATTGGGAAGTTTGACTTTGAGATCACCGACTTCTTCCTCTTTGGTTCTCCCTTGGGTCTGGTGCTTGCACTGCGGAAAACTGTAATTCCAGCTCTTGACA TCTTTCAGCTCAGACCAGCTTGTCAGCAGGTCTATAACCTGTTCCACCCTGCAGACCCATCTGCTTCACGCCTCGAGCCTCTTTTGGAGAGGAAGTTTTACCTTTTGCCCCCCTTCAGTATTCCCCGGTACCAGAGGTTCCCGCTGGGCGATGGCAACTCTGCTGTTTTGG TTGAGACAATCCAGAACAATCCCATCCTCCTCATGGAAAGTAGCCCTCTGGGTGCTCTCCAGCACCAGGACAGCTTCATGGAAACAAGTATCCCTGTTCCCGTACTGAATTGGCAAGATGTTTCCAATAAAAGTGCTGGTTGTGCTGAGTGTGTGTAA